Within the Gossypium raimondii isolate GPD5lz chromosome 12, ASM2569854v1, whole genome shotgun sequence genome, the region TTTTAGCAATTtcattatttagttaattattttaatgttattgttattattattattattattattattattattattattatcattattattattactattaactattattagttttttttctatttattcgTTACTACTTTGTTAATACGTTAATTggttttgtattatttttagctttatttttattctatatatatatatatatatatatatatatatatatatatgcattatgcacttatatatttttatataacttattttatatacatacaaacgtatatatatacacatatttttatattctataatttttatacacatatatttgcacatctatatatctatacgcatttttttataaatatacgtATATAAGAACATACTTTGGTACACctcttataatatatatatatatgtatacgcATATGTGTGTGCATTTGTTTTTacagttatatatataataattttaaaatatatacatatgtatgtatcTTTTACATTGACATCatcttattaatttttgttgtttatttctttatttgtattcatattatttaaaatgaatgctttaattttattgtttgtatgTCTGCCATGGTATGCTATTTTAGTTtgtctctttatttattttatttttttatatatagccTTTGCTTGTATTATTTACTTGCATTACCATCATTATTGTTACATTACATCTTTTTACTtggatttatcaaaaaaaaaaagaaagaaacgaaaacgaaaattttaaaataaaagcaatactcggtatttgggatcttcgagagaattgaACCCTAACgtttgggttccaattttcttcgttgaatctaaataaccgagaatgctctttaaaacaaaaacataaataaaagttcattatcgagaattcaatatgtctgtcctaatgcattggatatgacacgttgtttctCGAGacgatgatttttttttaaataaatgcaatattcaatgtttaacaTTTTGATAAATTGTGTCCAAACGCAttgggttgtaatttttttatatgacttaaacaattgaatacctttttaaattttattgtgcaAGTTCTTAGACAAACTCATTTCTGAAGAGGTAAAATatcgtgtcctaacgcattgggtgtgatgttttctcTTTCTGAAATGAGAGTCTTAACGAGTAACTTGAtcatttatataagttttttaaaaataaaggatcatattttaaatctcttcaaaattttcaatttttaacattaagactttaactaatcaattaggtaccaattttgggcgttatgagggtgctaatccttcctcgtatgtaaccgaattccgaacctgttttttctgaatttcgtggaccaaaatcgttgttttaataaaatcaaaccgtttattaaaaacaaccacttttacTAGGTGACttgatcacacctcatcaaaaaaggattggtggcgactcccacattCGATTTCATTGTTCAAAACTCAAGTCAACCccgttttgtcaaaaaaatggtgtcaactaCAATAAGATAATTAGTATACGTTAAATGTaagagaagaaataatcaaataaatatagaaGGTTAGAgcaaatagataaaatttttatttatttgttattttaatgctGTTAAAGtaattagtatttgttaaacTGTTATTTAAttgtacatatttaaataataaatatttttatatgtaatatgaaaatataaaataatattatataaataattgtgttatgaaaattaaattaaattaaaatttcgtcaatataattatatgaaatCACAATATTGGAATCTTGATTCATGAATGAATAAAAGATTGGCCTAACAAACAGATGTGGGTGGGAATAAAAAATCTGGCAAAGACTTCCAACTTAGATCTGATGAGGTGGCCTTCTAATGCTGTTTACTATCTCAAATGGATGAATCTATAGtttaaattgtgtttaaatagaaattccgattgaagaagaaaagctgTGTCTTTAATCTTAAAAAAGCAAAATGTAATGTGCTGCCCAGAATCCTTGATGCGTGAAGATAACAACAAATTTTcgaataaaaacaaacaaacaaaaagaaaagggtatAAGCGCCACAAAAACAGAAAGCAAAGTTTAACATTCAAAAAATCCCGACCCCACCGCTTCAAGAAATCCGTTAGGCGCATAAAAGTCTTGGCCTTCTCTCTTTACACTAAACTGTAACTCAGAATATCTTCGCCCTTTCTCTGCCCCAAAAATAAAACCCCCAAAATCTCCAAATCCTTTCAGAGAAATTCGAACTTTACGCTTTTTTGCAGGGCAAGGATCATCCAAAAGATTGAAGATGGTAATTTAGTGAAGTAGGCAAAAACAGTGAAAGAAAGGTCAGGGTTAGTGGAAGAAGTAGAGTAGAACCGGAGAAGCAGAAGGCATTGACTGAAACGATGTCGGCTTTGGCGGAAAAGGCAGATTCGCCATTGAAGAAGAAGCCACCGAGCTGGTCGGACATTTGGCTCAAAAACACCAAGCCGTTGAAGCATGTGGTGTTCACTATGCCCCTTCAGTCTTTATCTCCGAAAGACCCCAAATCCCAAACCTTAATCCCAACTTTCGCCAACATTGATCGAACCCTTCTCTTGTCCGACGAGCTCCTCCTACAAATCCTTCCAAAGCTGCCGCATTTGCAACGGAACCCTAACTCCCTCGTCTGCAAGCGGTGGCTCAATCTCCAAGGCCGCCTTATACGGTCCTTAAAGATCCTGGATTGGGATTTTCTTGAATCTGGGCGGTTATTCACGAGGTTTCCCAACTTGACCCACGTGGATTTGCTCAACGGCTGTTTGTTATCGCCGCGAGATTCTGGGATTCTGTTGACTCATCGGCTGGTTTCTATGCAAATGGGTTCTGGATTTTGTTCTAATCGCAAGTTTCTGGAAGAAGATCTATTGCCTGTCGAAGTTGTTGACAAAGGGCTGCAAGCACTTGCCAATGGCTGTCCAAATCTTCGAAGGCTTGTGGTGATTAACGCCAGTGAGTTGGGACTGCTAACGGTGGCCGAAGAATGTTTGACTTTGCAAGAATTGGAGTTACACAAGTGCAACGACAACGTTTTACGTGGGATTGCGGCGTGTGAGAATTTGCAAATCGTGAAACTCGTTGCCAACGTTGATGGACTCTATAGTTCGTCGGTTACCGACATTGGTTTAACCATCCTAGCTCAAGGGTGTAAAAGGTTGGTTAGGCTTGAGCTTAGTGGATGCGAAGGGAGTTTTGATGGGATTAAAGCGATTGGGCAATGCTGTTTGATGCTTGAAGAATTGACTATTTGTGATCATAAAATGGATGATGGATGGTTGGCTGGGTTGTCTTACTGTGAGAACTTGAAGACTTTGAAGTTACTGTCTTGTAAGAGGATTGATCGGAGTCCGGGCCGCGATGAGTATTTGGGGTTTTGTCCTGCTCTCGAACGGTTGCATTTGCAGAAATGTCAGTTGCGGAGCAAGAAGAGTGTGAGAGCACTGTTTAGAGTATGCGAAGCTGTGAGAGAGATTGTTATTCAGGACTGCTGGGGATTGGATAATGATATGTTCAGGTTTGCAAGTGTTTGCAGGTAATGCATTGGATTGTTTTCGCATTGTTCTTTATGATTTCCCTTGCTTATTTGTTTTGTCTCATCTCGTAGTTTCATATAAGTTGTGTTAGAGTTGTTCAGGGAATCATTTAGTTTCTATATTTCACTTCTGCAGTTCCTTAGTGCCTGTTAACATGGCCTGAAATAAAGGGGAAAAAAGGGTTGCTTTCTGTCGCAATGATGAGTCTCTGTCTGGCCATTGATTTTGAAATGCTGAGCAATGTAATGAAGTTCAAATCATGGTGAACAATTGTTGATTGTTCTAGTAATAAGTTATCCGTAACACACCGGTATGCAGATAGATGAGATATGACTGGTTATGCTGGACTGGATCAATGCAATTATGATATATGTcctgtttttactttttacacCCAATTTGCAGGCTAACTAGTTATTGAAATGTATGATAAGTCTGTCATAATTCTTGTTGGGTTGCAATATGATGAGCATCAATTAATTTACAATCACTTGCATGGATCGTGAAGTTGACATGTCTGAAATGATGGCATGCTGAAAGTTTTACAGTAATTAGTTTCTTTTGTGACAGGAGAGTGAAGCTGCTATCTTTAGAAGGATGCTCGTTGTTGACAACTGAAGGTCTGGAAGCGGTGATTCTTTCATGGCAGGACCTTGAAAATCTTATAGTGGTATCATGCAAGAACATAAATGAAAGCGGCATATCTCCTGCACTTGCAACTTTGTTCTCCATTCTGAAAGAGTTGAGGTGGAGGCCGGATGTGAAATCACTGCTTGCATCGAGTCTTGTAGGAACCGGCATGGGAAAGAAAGGTGGTAGATTTTTCAAGAGGACATAAGGTGCAGAATTTCACTGCTGATGTTACTCTACTTCTAACTTTGTAAGATAAAGAGTTTCTGTAAGACCAATAAGGTGGGGTATTAACTAGGTTGGCCAACAAAACAGAGGGTGCTCATGTGACTCTCAAATGTGGATGTACTCTTTTATTACGGAAAACACTTCATTATCTGCATTCTGGAATTTTAATGTCTGTACCCTGTAAACAGcattatatttattcttttccttttaatctTTCCTTTATTTCGTACCTTTTCCCTCGTCCTTTAGTTTGGGTTTACCAATTATTATGACCTCCCACGGTCAATATTGATTTGATCTGGTGgccaaaaaaaaactttattttaaagaaaatgagatTTGATACGGGTTGGGTTTGAGGGAAATTTGTCTGTCTcgatatatttataaaatattaaatttttgcttttacattaaaattttaagtctaaattaaaaaaagtatttgctttaaaataaaatgaaacaaataaaaatgtaattttacttcaaaataaaaaaataaaacaattaaattaaattctggACGAGTCGAAGTCAAAATTGGCTTTCCCATTATTAAACTTCAGGTTTAGGTTTGGACGAATTTTGTTTTAAGAATCGAGGTTAGGTCTGAGTGGATGGGTCAAGCTTCATACCGGGGTCGGGGTAGACAAAAATAGGCCCTACTCTATTCAGTTGCCATCCCTATGTGAActctaaattttggtttaatcatcttgaattaatttgattattatatcCTAAAAAGTTAACAACTTGAATCTTTCAACTCAAATTAGAACGGGTTTGATCCAGTGGCGAATCTAGAGGGGTGACTGGCATGGGCCAGCATGGGCTCCGGCcccctaaaatataaaattgttatttaagtctttaatttttttttaaaaatttaaactagtaaaggtaaaattgtattttgactcccttaaaattataaaaatttgatttaatcctttaaaaattataaatatatagactataaaaaattaaaatttcattcgccCCTAAAAGATTATTCTGGCTTCGCCCCTGATTTGATCccaaattaatttgaataagtttgaagttatttaaatttatattaatttgatcacaacaacttaaattttaagtcaaAACAATTAAggcttaaaataatttatatttaatattcacTTGAATCTAAAATTACTGAACcgcaaaaataaaaaccaaattgacAAGTCTAATTGGGACTCCCCACAATTCTGCATGTGAAAATGAAATAGTCGTatattaatataacaaatagtctgggaaatgattttaaatttatcacaaCATGTTACGCTTTAGTTTGTTaactaagggtctgtttgattgacggaattgattttccggaaaattaTTTCCAACTTTTCTAGCGTTTGATtagcggaaaacattttccatttggaaaataaactctaaaacaacggaaaatgggttacattttagggaaaatgtcttaccctttcaatttccgtaagacattttccgtgctctcctctctatcgcctccttcattccttccttcatttccggtagaaaattgcttctgtttatcgattttccaagaacttgatttttaattatttaatacttgttttttaacacaattacaaataatttatttgatattagttttttcaatttataacgattaatattgtagcttaataattgagtattattataaataaatcattgcaatatatgtaaaaataatttaaaatataaaatttattaatatatattaatatatgtaaaaacaacttttccgaaaaatatttttaaaaatcaccaaagaaaatattttacacagattcaatcaaacaccagaaaatattttccaataaatcattttacagaagagtaaaacattttccagaaatcattttacggaaaatattttactggcaatcaaacagaccctaagtcTAAGCCTCCTCACcaataaatggtaagtttaaaaattaagaaaagggtaaattgtaaaagtagtcacttttgtttgccttagattacattttagtcatttatgtttgaaatgttacgttttagtcacttacgttattgttttgttacgaagtggtcactttACTGTTAAGCTCCTCTATCTCCCTAACGAcggtcctacgtggcagtctaaatgggttttaaatgccaacttggatgtcctatgtggcagtccaaattaaatttatttaattaaaaatctattttcattCCAGTaactggacatccaagttggcatttaaaacccatttggactgccacgtggGACTGGCGTTAAggaggtaacggagcttaacTATAAAGTGACCACTtcataacaaaatgataacgtgattaaaacgtaacatttcaaatataagttattaaaatgtaatctgaggtaAACAAAAAGGACCATttatgtagtttacccttaaaaaaaCTACAGAATATAatcaacattattttttaatatttatataatattattttatatttaaacaaattatatgtttaacaggaaaatttaaaaccaatatggtatttaaaattctatatctAATATAAAACCAGCTCTAGAAAGAGTCATAAGAAGAAATAGGGTTATAAtagtctttttccttttatatttttatttacttttgtattattaataattaaatcttttGAAGTTAAATCTATCATTTCCGAttcctaattttaataaataggGATTGATTGAAACCATTCAAATTACCCACATTGGCTCAAAATGAAAGTGAGATGTGTTTATCATCTAACATCAAGCAGGTGATAAATGGTTTGTTTTGTAgcttttcagaaaatttttcctatcacaaaaagaaaagaaaaatattctaAACTTAGTTAAAAGTAaatgaattaagttaaaatttaaataaataaaaaaacgcaaatttaaataaagtctCTAGTTGGTTTccataaataaatgataaaacctttaaaacaaagacaatctaattagtttttatatattacgaAACTCTAGCTTTGAAAGGTGAAGAAGGAAAGGACACAATGGTAAAAACAAAGATAGTTGATGATGACCAATTAGAGAAGCTGCTGCAATTTATTGGAAGTCAAGGCCACATTCTATGAATTGAATCTGACTGCAAAAATGATGTGAATAAGATTATTGCAAATTGATTGCTGCAAAAGTATTGTGGAGTGAGGCATTGCATAACATAGAAAGAGAGGAAGCACCTATGCAGATATAAATTAGCAAACCTAACTCTTTTCACTATTctccattcattttttaaactatgtgaagAAAGTTGATCAACAAAACTTACTTGTATACAAATTAATCTTGTAATGGTCCttgcttaattaatttataacatatgaatttaattatttttattgctaattttgaataaaaaggcAAGAGACTGTAACATATGTATCACTAATTGAAGGGCaattattgataatttaaaaGACTAATAGAATGTaaagattttcttttctattttaaaaatataaaataagagaaatataatgtaaaattttcaatcaatatTATTTTGACTTGTAACCTAAGTTTATCATAATAATTTGTAatagaaagtaaaataaaataaaataattacctGAAAAGAagtaatgtttttatattaataaaaagtaaGGATTTTGAATATTAACTTTATTATCTGTTCTTTTTATACCATATAAAAACTATTTATAACCCTCCCCAATCCTTAAATAGCAATACTATTACTGAATTATCATTTACATGTATAATACTCATTGAATCACGAAGGAAGATGCTCTAAAGAAGATTCGGCAAGTCTAAAAGAAGAAGTAAAGTAATTGATAGAAAAAGttaacagaaaattaaaatggatattaaaaactagtattttcttaaagaaaagtcataataagttaaaatagtttaattagcataatactttataatattcacaaaaatcaatataaatatcatagttttaatttgatacatcactttaaattttttgtcaaaattatatcctttaattttttaaagactttaaacaaacaaatacaacctaaattaaaaagaaaagaaaacaatcaaaagcacaaataattaaataataataattagctttagtttaaaaaaaaacaacttgtCCTCAACTTTTAGGACTTAAATTAccttcttctaatttttaatatctaaatttaCTCTAAAAGAGTTGATTTGATATAAGATATAGATTACAGCAAGAATAGGTGTCCTCTCATATCCTgtaatcaaataataacataagCGTTAATTGTTGGTATTGgctttttaaaagaatttaattataGTAACTATATTGGTGATAGAGGA harbors:
- the LOC105764889 gene encoding F-box protein At5g07670 isoform X2, whose amino-acid sequence is MSALAEKADSPLKKKPPSWSDIWLKNTKPLKHVVFTMPLQSLSPKDPKSQTLIPTFANIDRTLLLSDELLLQILPKLPHLQRNPNSLVCKRWLNLQGRLIRSLKILDWDFLESGRLFTRFPNLTHVDLLNGCLLSPRDSGILLTHRLVSMQMGSGFCSNRKFLEEDLLPVEVVDKGLQALANGCPNLRRLVVINASELGLLTVAEECLTLQELELHKCNDNVLRGIAACENLQIVKLVANVDGLYSSSVTDIGLTILAQGCKRLVRLELSGCEGSFDGIKAIGQCCLMLEELTICDHKMDDGWLAGLSYCENLKTLKLLSCKRIDRSPGRDEYLGFCPALERLHLQKCQLRSKKSVRALFRVCEAVREIVIQDCWGLDNDMFRFASVCSSLVPVNMA
- the LOC105764889 gene encoding F-box protein At5g07670 isoform X1 translates to MSALAEKADSPLKKKPPSWSDIWLKNTKPLKHVVFTMPLQSLSPKDPKSQTLIPTFANIDRTLLLSDELLLQILPKLPHLQRNPNSLVCKRWLNLQGRLIRSLKILDWDFLESGRLFTRFPNLTHVDLLNGCLLSPRDSGILLTHRLVSMQMGSGFCSNRKFLEEDLLPVEVVDKGLQALANGCPNLRRLVVINASELGLLTVAEECLTLQELELHKCNDNVLRGIAACENLQIVKLVANVDGLYSSSVTDIGLTILAQGCKRLVRLELSGCEGSFDGIKAIGQCCLMLEELTICDHKMDDGWLAGLSYCENLKTLKLLSCKRIDRSPGRDEYLGFCPALERLHLQKCQLRSKKSVRALFRVCEAVREIVIQDCWGLDNDMFRFASVCRRVKLLSLEGCSLLTTEGLEAVILSWQDLENLIVVSCKNINESGISPALATLFSILKELRWRPDVKSLLASSLVGTGMGKKGGRFFKRT